One Mycolicibacterium fortuitum subsp. fortuitum genomic window carries:
- a CDS encoding alpha-ketoacid dehydrogenase subunit beta — MTQIIDRPAAQGDSPEPWESVLTPLKTSVSARPVPEAVEMTMVAAINRALRYAMEADDRVLVFGEDVATLGGVFRVTEGLAETFGADRCFDTPLAESAIIGISIGLALRGFVPVPEMQFDGFSYPAFDQIASHLAKYHMRTHGDVNMPVTVRIPSFGGIGAVEHHSESTESYWLHTAGLKVIVPSTPSDAYWLLRHAIDSPDPVIYLEPKRRYWARELVDTSAPAPPIGRAAVRRNGTDVTVITYGGLVGTALNAADLAADRDWSLEVVDLRSLNPLDFETVAASVKRTGRAVVMHEGPRTLGFGAELAARISEDCFYELEAPVLRATGFDTPYPPARLEKAWLPGVDRLLDCVERALELP, encoded by the coding sequence ATGACCCAGATCATCGATCGTCCTGCCGCTCAGGGTGATTCGCCAGAACCGTGGGAGTCCGTCCTGACTCCGCTCAAGACATCGGTTTCGGCGCGACCTGTACCCGAGGCCGTCGAAATGACCATGGTCGCGGCGATCAACCGCGCGCTGCGCTACGCGATGGAGGCCGACGACCGCGTGCTGGTGTTCGGCGAGGACGTCGCCACCCTCGGCGGGGTCTTCCGGGTCACCGAGGGTCTGGCCGAAACATTCGGTGCCGACCGGTGCTTCGATACCCCACTGGCCGAGTCGGCGATCATCGGTATCTCCATCGGCCTTGCGCTCCGCGGTTTCGTGCCGGTTCCGGAAATGCAGTTCGACGGATTCAGCTATCCGGCCTTCGACCAGATCGCCAGCCACCTGGCGAAGTACCACATGCGTACCCACGGCGATGTGAACATGCCGGTGACGGTGCGGATTCCGTCGTTCGGCGGTATCGGAGCGGTCGAGCACCACTCGGAATCCACCGAGTCGTACTGGCTGCACACCGCGGGCCTCAAGGTGATCGTACCGTCGACCCCGTCCGACGCGTACTGGCTGCTGCGCCATGCGATCGACAGCCCCGACCCGGTGATCTACCTGGAGCCCAAGCGGCGCTACTGGGCCCGCGAACTCGTCGACACGAGTGCGCCGGCGCCGCCGATCGGTCGGGCCGCGGTGCGGCGCAACGGAACCGATGTCACAGTAATCACCTATGGCGGATTGGTGGGGACCGCACTCAACGCGGCCGATCTCGCCGCTGATCGCGACTGGAGTCTGGAGGTGGTGGATCTGCGCTCGCTGAACCCACTCGACTTCGAGACTGTCGCGGCGTCGGTGAAGCGCACCGGGCGGGCTGTGGTGATGCACGAGGGGCCAAGGACCCTGGGCTTCGGGGCCGAGCTCGCCGCCCGGATCTCCGAGGACTGTTTCTACGAACTTGAGGCACCGGTGTTGCGTGCCACAGGTTTTGACACTCCGTATCCGCCGGCGCGGCTGGAGAAGGCGTGGCTTCCCGGCGTCGACCGGTTGCTCGATTGCGTCGAGCGCGCACTGGAACTGCCGTGA
- the pdhA gene encoding pyruvate dehydrogenase (acetyl-transferring) E1 component subunit alpha has protein sequence MAGLQAAPSVDLDPVRLVDADGSPTDETRYSRDLPHETLAWLYESMVVARDLDTEFINLQRQGELALYASCRGQEAAQIGAAACLRKTDWLFPQYRELGAFLVRGIGTGQMGAIWRGKWHGGMEFTSRCVAPIAIPIGTHGLHAVGAAMAAQRLGEDSVTVAFLGDGATSEGDAHEALNLASVFNVPCVFFVQNNQWAISVPVSRQQAGPSIAHRATGYGMPGIRVDGNDVLACYAVMAEAAERARAGGGPTLIEAITYRIGPHTTSDDPTRYRTAGELDEWMARDPIARYRTYLQTAGVLDDRLEQRVAARSHRLCTELRDAVVSAADADPAELFDNVYAEITPDLARQRDQLLAELAKEA, from the coding sequence ATGGCTGGCTTGCAGGCGGCACCGAGTGTCGATCTGGATCCGGTACGTCTGGTGGACGCAGACGGATCACCCACTGACGAGACCCGCTACAGCCGCGATCTGCCTCACGAGACCCTGGCCTGGCTCTATGAGTCCATGGTGGTCGCCCGCGATCTGGACACCGAATTCATCAACCTGCAACGCCAGGGAGAGCTGGCGTTGTATGCCTCGTGTCGAGGCCAGGAGGCCGCGCAGATCGGGGCGGCGGCTTGTCTGCGCAAGACCGACTGGCTGTTCCCGCAGTACCGGGAGCTGGGCGCGTTTCTGGTTCGCGGGATCGGCACCGGCCAGATGGGCGCGATCTGGCGGGGTAAGTGGCACGGCGGGATGGAGTTCACCAGCCGGTGCGTCGCCCCGATCGCGATTCCGATCGGCACGCACGGGCTGCATGCAGTCGGTGCGGCCATGGCCGCACAGCGTCTCGGTGAGGACTCGGTGACCGTCGCCTTTCTCGGTGACGGTGCCACGAGTGAGGGCGACGCGCACGAGGCGCTCAACCTGGCGTCGGTGTTCAACGTGCCGTGCGTGTTCTTCGTCCAGAACAATCAGTGGGCCATCTCGGTGCCGGTCAGCCGGCAACAGGCGGGCCCCTCGATAGCGCATCGCGCCACCGGCTATGGCATGCCGGGCATCCGGGTGGACGGCAACGATGTGCTTGCCTGCTATGCGGTGATGGCAGAGGCGGCAGAACGGGCCCGGGCCGGCGGCGGCCCCACGCTCATCGAGGCGATCACCTATCGGATAGGCCCGCACACGACCTCCGACGATCCCACCCGCTACCGGACGGCCGGCGAGCTAGACGAATGGATGGCGCGTGATCCGATCGCGCGCTACCGCACATATCTGCAGACCGCCGGCGTGCTCGACGACCGTCTGGAGCAACGTGTGGCGGCGCGATCGCACCGGCTGTGCACCGAGTTGCGCGACGCCGTCGTCAGCGCGGCCGATGCCGACCCGGCCGAGCTGTTCGACAACGTGTACGCCGAGATCACCCCGGATCTGGCGCGCCAACGCGATCAGTTGTTGGCCGAACTGGCGAAGGAGGCGTGA